The Vanacampus margaritifer isolate UIUO_Vmar chromosome 16, RoL_Vmar_1.0, whole genome shotgun sequence genome includes the window acaaaaatattaccaAGTTACAGAAAATCAATCAGCCAATCAATCATCAACTGCATAAAGCCACGTTTTGTTTGATTGAACTCAGCCTGCATAACATTGCATTTAAAATTTGGCATAACGCACCCGAAAAACTGTCCACCGTTGTCACAGTGTGCTGAAGTGACGCAGATGCAAAGAAATGAGGAGTTGAAAGTTGGATTAGcaacatagaaaatggatggatgattgaaaGCTTGTGATGGCAAACATTAAACTCTTCCCCGAGCCTGAGATTTACACCGTAGGCTTTCTGctaatcataaataataataataaaaaagggggTGAACGTCggtctgtgtgtgtattttcaggGCTGCTTTCTTATCCGTAGGACAGCATGCTCCAGTGCCATCGCAGTAGGCGTGGCCAGCCTGAGAGCCAATCCCGGCCGTGGTTATACAGCTGGTGCCCCCAAAGTCGCGCATACACACAGAGATTCACAGCCTGAGACTTCCTGCAGTTGGAGCAGGATCAAAGACGGCCGGGTTGCCCCTCTGCTGAGTGCCTACTTTAACCCTACTAACATAATTTAATTCTCTCGCTCGCAAATGTCTGGCCTGGccttctcttctctctctctctcttatggTCTGCTTACTTGTTTTTGGCCTTCTTGAGCACAACATCACTTTAGGGGGTCCACTTCCTACAGGGGCAAAAGTGACAAAGGTCTCACTCTCTACAGCTGAATCAAGAGTGTTGTCAAGTGTTTTGGCGTTTTCACAGATCTGTTCGGCTAATGCCTCCTCTCTGGATAATCCAGGCTAAACAGCTTAGAGACAGCAAGGAAATCTGCACACTCAAGTGTGGGATGAGGGGTTCAATTATCTATATggtagaaaaaaatcaattatccaTCTATCTAGTGGCGGACTTTTTTTATGGTGTGCTTAGGGATGTCACCATATAAAGCCGGTTAGTAATGTCCACATGAACCAATGAGCTTTGACCTAAAGTTCTACAAGGCAGGTTAAAAtcagtacaataaaacattactGGCCGAACAAGAGATCTAAATCTCAATCCACGGATTCTCTTTTGGATGTCAGAGACGAACGGGGGTGCAAAGCAGTGGAAAATTTCTGGAATGTTTTATGGTACATTTCCACGGGATGTTAAGATGGAGAATGTTGGAACTGGATCATAATCAAGTACAATGTCCAGTTTGTTTTGTCATAAGCAAacattcatgtaaaaaaataattatgcatgCCATTTAATTGGTAGTATCTAATCaagttttcaatattttattaaacgatcaattatttcattgcagaccaaaaaacatgaatggtGAGTTAAATATTACTCAACAATTGACTCATCCCATTGTGtttaaaacattaacaaaaatgcactACCCTTTCTAAAAGATAAGAATAGAGCctaattcctttaaaaaaaaaaaaatctagattctGCAACTCATCTGTAAATGTGTGTGGTCTCAATAGCCCTGCTGTAAGCAATGTGACAGTATGTGCATTGGATTGAGGAATAGCATAAATATGCAACGGTATTCAAATTTAAATCTTGCTTTAGTTAGGGATTATGGTAAACCCCTGCTTAATATGTGGATCCTATTTtcaatggcaaacaaaaaatgtaaacttgactaattttgtttttgtaatataatacaaaaaaactaagaaattaccgatttatttttattttatttttttttaaatcttttataGTCATAAGGTTTGGTAACAAGCTTAAAGAACCACAATCAGTCCGGACCACCAAAGAGATTCTGTCatgccattaactctttgactgccagacgttttcagaaaagggatgccgtgggtgccagccgatttaaagcattttgactgatctttcaaggtccacagaaaattatgtgtttggactatggaaacacacatactaccaaatgaaagattggactctcatctttcatcagaaaaaaaaagttttttctaccttattccgtttttcagtaatcaacaatagaaaatggttagtttcacctctgttttgaaacaaacgtcttttaacgtctttggcactcctccctaggattttactaaacgttatttaacgtttttggcagtcaaagagttataaatctatccattcattttctatagcacttgtcctcatCAGCATCATTAGCTTAGCCTTAGCGCATATGAAAGCTGGAGTACAggaagaaaacccacgcaagcatagGGAGATCATGACAAACTCTAAACTGTTCACCATGCCACTACCCCATTCTAATTATTTCAAAGTCCTCATGGTTGATCAAAGCAAGAGTCTAGTGGGTGCCTGACAAATGCTAAGTGTTTTTCAGGAAGCTACATGCTAACCTGGTTTGGTTACTATGTAGTTGCACCTCCTCTCAGTCTCTCGCCAGTCCCGCCTGCGCCACCTCCTGTCTGACTGGCACCAGCAGCCAGAGATCAGGTGATTGGTGCAGCTGTGCCTGGCAGGCTGGGGGTCCGTGACAGCGTGTTTCAAATCCCACCGTGCTGGACGGACAGCTGACCTGGTTGGATCGTTGCCTGCTCATGCAGCTTCCCAAGCGTGGCACCGCACCAACGTTGCTTTATCGCATCCACTTTTGCTTGAATTGCAATTTGAACCTGAGACCTGCAACAtgtacttttgatttgtgttttttttagaagcTGGCAGCAGAATGCCAGAGCGCGGGATACAGCGGCACGCTGATACCGTACAAGTGTGACCTGTCCAACGAGGAGGAGATCCTCTCCATGTTTTCAGCCATCAAGACGCTCCACAAGGGCGTGGACGTGTGCATCAACAATGCCGGGCTGGCCCACAACGAGCCCCTGCTGAGTGGGAAAACAGAGGGCTGGAGGAATATGATCGACGTGGGTGATCCGCACCGTAAACTTACACACAAACCCATTAATGGTTACGCTAAAACAAGATGGAGGGAAATTCTGAAGACATTTTGAATATGGATGCTTGTTTACATGATTGATTGCAGTGGTTGTGCCATTTGAGCgcagaaacaggaagtagtaaaACGTGTCCAATGTGAGCtcaatttttacatttagagtTGAAGAATTAAAGCATTTTCTTTGAGGGGTGGGCAGCAAATGCTTCGTTGGCTCTGAGGAGTAGCCCTGGCACAGCAGAGGCCCACTAATGAAAGCCGGCTCTATTTCTTTTGTTAGACCAAACCATTTGGGCTCACTGAGCTCTTGACCACGAAGGACCCCGTGCTCTAAAGTTTCCAGGGTCCAGCATTCGTAACTCTCGTCCATCTGTCGTCATGGCAGCCCAAATGACCGTGTAGCGCCAGTGTATTATTTTTAGGCTGTGTTTAATCTGCACAATGACCCGATTTGGTCACCTTGCCCAATCTTGCTTCACTGTGGAATTTAACCTTCCGTCCCATCAGTGTCTTTATAGGAGCAGCTCAGGCAGACAAGAAGGACGCAAAGAGCAATTTGTGATGGGCCAACATGGAAAGCAGGCATACAGTAGgcagataaaatgaaaatgtattagtgctgtcactatctaATCTTTTTTAAACCAATTATCCTATCGATTTTTCCATCGAGAAATTCCCAaaactttttcaattttttcaaatttttttaatccactaaAGTTGGACATaaattgaattgagtggatataatTTATTATCTTCATTACATATACATTagtaattcattcactgctattgacggctatagacgtcaaaaattccttttctactactatttctattagtttaacatttttttcccacttttgttaacaagagtatgaaaaacttattttttattgtattagaacagatataatatttgtgattactcgtgagttaactagtgaagtcatgcaattaattacgataaaaaaattctaatcgcctgacgcccctaatttttaataatcttttctttaaaaaaaaatacaaaaatatttttttttaaatgaaaataaaatttataaaaagcagaaaaaaacagcatcaggcgattaaaatttgtaatcgtaattaatcgcaagacttcactaattaactcacgattaatcacaaattttatatctgttctaaatgtacaaaaaataataatttctaggttttcatactcttgttaacaaaattgaaaaaaaaatgttaaactaatagaaatagtcaaatgaatttttgacgtctatagctgtcaatggcagtgaatgagttaaacaccaacaaaattagcctatgctaaacggttagcaatgcCTATTAGCATTAGTGCGCTAGCGATTACCactgaaagtaaacaaacactaccatttagtttacacatacatcattatagCTACATTACACATGcaatagtgtcttaaaagtcacttctCAGATTCAACAATAATCTATGGGTAACGGTTTGGGGGAAGCTCAATGTGGTATATTGTCTTGAATAAAAACCCATTTAGTCAGTGAGCGTTTATTTTTAAGCAGACAAATAACATCCGCCATccggccactagatggtgcactAACAGAAGAAAAATGCCACCATTGCAATACTAcgtgtgtgcaaaaaaaaagtcaacctgTTTTCCCCCCTGCCGTAAAATAGCCCTGTTAAACACAATGCaatgacaaaagtattgggccACGAGAGAACAAAGGGCCTTCTCCAAACTGTTCCGGCAAATTTGAAAGCATATGGAAGTGCTCAATAGCAGGGCGACAGTCTTATgagtgagcattttttttctccactactGCCTTCCATTACTGTTCCATCCATTGATAGAAGGATACACTAGTAGAGCAATCTTGTTCCTTGTGAAgcaaaactgtgcactagttgacatttgcgccactagtacttttgatacatcaaatttccctaaaaaaaaacaaaggcagatcattttaaagaaaaacccaTGTATGccaatacagcatttttccttaaaattgcatgaaattaatggcaattttcaattATTCTAGTTTCTGAGTGGTTGGATGgacaatgatccaaaatgtcttccTTAGATAAATAATTGTTCAGGGCAACTCAATTGTCTCCATTGTCTGGTTGGTTGATTATTGATTAGGATGTGTCTCAAGACATATCATTTAACACAGTAAAATTCCATAAATTATATTTCCTCCTCCATTTCATTTGGTGTATATTTCTTACCCACTATTTTAAATGAAGTTCTGTTCATGCTCTGTAGGTGAATGTCCTAGCCTTGTCCATCTGCACCCGAGAGGCTTACAAATCAATGAAGGAGAGGAACGTGGATGACGGTCACATCATCAATATTAATAGgtataaatattgaaaaatccGGCTGCATCTTCTGCCTCGCAGTTCTGAGGTTAAGGGTTCGAATCgtggcttcggccttcctgtgcGGAGTTTGTTATGTTCTCTCTGCGCTTGCGTTATTTTCCTCCAGGTACTCCCGCTTCCCTCATtccaaataaaatatacaagttgGGTTAATTAAAGACTCCAAATTATCTGTATAACCAAACACCTTGCTAGCCTCTATTAGCAGATATGTTTTGCTTGCTTTTGTATATCCGTTTTAAATCTAATTTTAAAGTGTAGCAAAGAAGTGCAATTGTCATCCACTTTCTATTTGGTATTAGGGTcaaaggtgagctggagccctCATACCCACATTTACactttgcatgtttttggaatgtgagagtaGCCAGAGAAAATTCACACGAGTGCAGGGAGAACATTCGTTCATTCCGCACAGGACAGACGGAGTCCAAAATTCGTACCTCGGACGTTACAACTGTAAGGCAGATGTGCTGCTATCCATATAATTGCAATagcttgttattattattattattattattatacttagtttttattatatttagctttttttttttaattcggtTAGTTTTTAGAgcgggtttgtttttttatttatgttttttttatagaaaatgctCATTTTCGTTAAGGCTTCATTAGTTTCTtgtaaagttttatttattttatatatatgaaCTATTTGTGAAGTTTAAAAAGAAAGTCACAATtattattgtgtaataaagtagaCTACAGTTGCAAAATGGCAGTTAATCAGTACAATAATACCGTACTAGACATTTTcatcattaattatttattagtttgttttgtaaacattaaatgtttcattttcaaaattttattttgttttacttatgaaatatttgtttcaattttagttttttttttttttaaattattttgtttgttttgtttttttctttacttcatgactgatttttattccatgtacagcactttgtatgcagcgatggttgttttaaattgctttataaataaagttgagttgaattgAATAGCTGCAATAAATTTGCTAAGCACCGGCCCACCATGCCGCTACGCGACGTGAACGTGTCACTAAATCTGCGATTCTGCGGTATTgaattgttgttgtcatttacaACTTTAACTGTacgttcctcctcctccttcctgtTTACAGTATGTGCGGGCATCGGATGGTCCCGAGTGCTGACAAGCATTTCTACTGTGCCACCAAATATGCGGTGACGGCTCTGACTGAGGGAATAAGGCAAGAACTAAGGGAAGCAAACAGCCACATCAGAGCAACTGTGAGTGTGTCATTTTTGTCATATGGTGAAAAGTGTCAACGCTaagttttatgtgtgtgtgttttttttcaatagaaAAAGCTCAATATTATTTCATCAACAAATAACAGTAGTGACTGATATAAATATTCACTAtactacattacattacattaattcattttcaacCTTGTAGTTTCCATATGGCCccttaaaactctttgactgccaaaaatgttaaataacgtttagtaaaatcctatggaggagtgccaaagacgttaaaagacgtttgtttcaaaacagaggtgaaactaaccattttctattgttgattactcaaaaacggaataaggtagaaacaaactttttttcctgatgaaagatgagagtccaatctttcatttggtagtatgtgtgtttccatagtcaaaacacatacttttctgtggaccttgaaagatcactcaaaagatcagtcaaaatgcttaaatcggctggcacccacggcatcccttttctgaaaacgtctggcagtcaaagagttaaaaaaaaaaaattcgaacATTTCTTATTTGATCTTCTTTGCGTTTCCTTTTTGTGTAGTGTATATCCCCCG containing:
- the dhrs11a gene encoding dehydrogenase/reductase SDR family member 11a, whose protein sequence is MERWKGRVALVTGASVGIGAAVARALVQQGMRVVGCARNVDKIEKLAAECQSAGYSGTLIPYKCDLSNEEEILSMFSAIKTLHKGVDVCINNAGLAHNEPLLSGKTEGWRNMIDVNVLALSICTREAYKSMKERNVDDGHIININSMCGHRMVPSADKHFYCATKYAVTALTEGIRQELREANSHIRATCISPGIVETEFAFRLHNNDPEKAAAVYESMKCLKAEDIASAITFVLSAPPHVQIGDVQMRPVEQVS